The following are encoded in a window of Diorhabda sublineata isolate icDioSubl1.1 chromosome 3, icDioSubl1.1, whole genome shotgun sequence genomic DNA:
- the LOC130441301 gene encoding transcription factor MafA-like, with protein sequence MEDNQHLAEEYVQEFVLDHLEDITVKREDKRQIIEENTGWIPHDDTSRTLCRSQWEDRRIPSPSQDSIYIQQPVLVNMTLMNDPGTPPDTPPNHSPLVCRPPGIMDEMMWFPTNIRAEPQPLDLRPLHCMGGEPDWERREYIPSGTITETPNHHYSLHHQRPQSVCSGASALSPRMNTHNSGYSTCSEDISLNDELLMNLSVRELNKRLHGCPREEIVRLKQKRRTLKNRGYAQNCRSKRLQQRQDLEQTNRSLQHEIHRLKSELARVSQERDLYKQKLQLGRPPHLNGSLNSDGQSSPEFYL encoded by the coding sequence ATGGAGGATAATCAACACTTGGCTGAGGAATACGTACAGGAATTCGTCCTGGATCATTTAGAAGATATAACAGTGAAAAGAGAAGATAAAAGACAAATTATTGAGGAAAATACCGGTTGGATACCTCACGATGATACATCCAGAACGTTATGTAGAAGTCAATGGGAAGATAGAAGGATACCATCACCATCTCAAGATTCTATTTATATTCAACAACCGGTTTTAGTTAATATGACTTTAATGAACGATCCCGGTACGCCTCCGGATACACCGCCTAATCATTCGCCTTTAGTTTGTAGACCACCAGGTATTATGGACGAAATGATGTGGTTTCCTACTAATATCCGAGCGGAACCTCAACCTTTAGACCTCCGACCTCTTCATTGCATGGGCGGCGAACCAGATTGGGAACGAAGAGAATACATTCCATCGGGTACGATCACGGAAACGCCGAATCATCATTATAGTTTACACCATCAAAGACCACAATCGGTTTGTTCGGGTGCTAGTGCTTTATCTCCACGAATGAATACCCATAACAGTGGTTACTCCACTTGTTCCGAAGATATCAGTTTGAACGATGAACTATTGATGAATCTGTCGGTAAGAGAATTGAATAAAAGATTACACGGTTGTCCTAGGGAGGAGATAGTGAGGCTGAAGCAAAAAAGACGAACGTTAAAAAATCGGGGATACGCACAAAATTGTCGATCGAAAAGGTTGCAGCAACGACAAGACCTCGAACAAACCAACAGAAGTCTGCAGCACGAAATCCACAGGCTGAAGAGCGAGCTGGCTAGAGTTTCCCAAGAAAGagatttatataaacaaaaactacaACTCGGTAGACCGCCTCATTTAAACGGCAGTCTCAATTCGGATGGACAGAGTTCCCCGGAGTTTTATCTATGA